In the genome of Bufo bufo chromosome 9, aBufBuf1.1, whole genome shotgun sequence, the window ACCAAAGACACAAGAGACACCAAAGACACAGGAGACACCAAAGACACAAGAGACACCAAAGACACCAAAGACACAAGAGACACCAAAGACACAAGAGACACCAAAGACACAAGAGACACCAAAGACACAAGAGACACCAAAGACACAAGAGACAAAGACACAAGAGACACCAAAGACACAAGAGACACCAAAGACACAAGAGACACCAAAGACACAAGAGACAAAGACACAAGAGACACCAAAGACACAAGAGACACCAAAGACACAAGAGACACCAAAGACACAAGAGACACCAAAGACACAGGAGACACCAAAGACACAGGAGACACCAAAGACACAAGAGACACCAAAGACACAAGAGACACCAAAGACATCAAAGACACAAGAGACATCAAAGACACAAGAGACACCAAAGACACAAGAGACACCAAAGACACAAGAGACACCAAAGACACAAGAGACACCAAAGACACAAGAGACACCAAAGACACAGGAGACACCAAAGACACAAGAGACACCAAAGACACAAGAGACACCAAAGACACAAGAGACACCAAAGACACAGGAGACACCAAAGACACAAGAGACACCAAAGACACAAGAGACACCAAAGACACAGGAGACACCAAAGACACAAGAGACACCAAAGACACAAGAGACACCAAAGACACAAGAGACACCAAAGACACAAGAGACACCAAAGACACAAGAGACAAAGACACAAGAGACACCAAAGACACAAGAGACACCAAAGACACAAGAGACACCAAAGACACAAGAGACAAAGACACAAGAGACACCAAAGACACAAGAGACACCAAAGACACAAGAGACACCAAAGACACAAGAGACACCAAAGACACAAGAGACAAAGACACAAGAGACACAAGAGACACCAAAGACACAAGAGACAAAGACACAAGAGACACAAGAGACACCAAAGACACAAGAGACGCCAAAGACACAAGAGACACCAAAGACACAAGAGACACCAAAGACACAAGAGACACCAAAGACACAAGAGACACCAAAGACACAAGAGACACCAAAGACACAAGAGACACCCTCCGAGGCTCCGGGGTCGAGGAAACGGCAATGACTGGAGATGTGGAAGCTTTGTCCACGGGTATACAGCACAATCCAGGGCTGGAAGCAATGAGAGACTTTTTGGGGACTATCAGGGGCCACATCTTTTTGGGCACTCTCAGGGGCCACATCTTTTTGGGCACTCTCAGGGGCCACATCTTTTTGGGCACTCTCAGGGGCCACATCTTTTTGGGCACTCTCAGGGGCCACATCTTTTTGGACGGCAATGGGGACAGTTTGTGCGCAGAGTTTTGCGTCTTTACTTTTGGGTTGGTGGGAGGAGCGCGCAGCCTTCACGGATCAACACGCTGATTTCACGAAAcccgctcttactgatatatgaatatataatgctcttactgatatatgaatatataacgctcttactgatatatgtatatataacgctcttactgatatatgaatatataacgctcttactgatatatgtatatataacgctcttactgatatatgaatatataacgctcttactgatatatgaatatataacgctcttactgatatatgaatatataacgctcttactgatatatgaatatataacgctcttactgatatatgaatatataacgctcttactgatatatgtatatataacgctcttactgatatatgaatatataacgctcttactgatatatgaatatataaagctcttactgatatatgaatatataacgctcttactgatatatgtatatataaagctcttactgatatatgaatatataaagctcttactgatatatgtatatataacgctcttactgatatatgaatatataacgctcttactgatatatgtatatataacgctcttactgatatatgaatatataacgctcttactgatatatgtatatataaagctcttactgatatatgaatatataacgctcttactgatatatgaatatataacgctcttactgatatatgaatatataacgctcttactgatatatgaatatataaagctcttactgatatatgtatatataacgctcttactgatatatgaatatataacgctcttactgatatatgaatatataacgctcttactgatatatgaatatataacgctcttactgatatatgaatatataacgctcttactgatatatgaatatataacgctcttactgatatatgaatatataaagctcttactgatatatgtatatataacgctcttactgatatatgaatatataacgctcttactgatatatgtatatataacgctcttactgatatatgaatatataacgctcttactgatatatgaatatataacgctcttactgatatatgtatatataacgctcttactgatatatgaatatataacgctcttactgatatatgaatatataacgctcttactgatatatgtatatataacgctcttactgatatatgta includes:
- the LOC120979314 gene encoding zinc finger CCCH domain-containing protein 13-like, which codes for MNRQFAPCVRSRSCHRTRTPGSVNPRDGAGGLPICTRPLVTRDTKDTGDTKDTGDTKDTGDTKDTGDTKDTGDTKDTGDTKDTGDTKDTRDTKDIKDTRDIKDTRDTKDTRDTKDTRDTKDTRDTKDIKDTRDIKDTRDTKDTRDTKDTRDTKDTGDTKDTRDTKDTRDTKDTGDTKDTRDTKDTRDTKDTGDTKDTRDTKDTGDTKDTRDTKDTKDTRDTKDTRDTKDTRDTKDTRDTKDTRDKDTRDTKDTRDTKDTRDTKDTRDKDTRDTKDTRDTKDTRDTKDTRDTKDTGDTKDTGDTKDTRDTKDTRDTKDIKDTRDIKDTRDTKDTRDTKDTRDTKDTRDTKDTRDTKDTGDTKDTRDTKDTRDTKDTRDTKDTGDTKDTRDTKDTRDTKDTGDTKDTRDTKDTRDTKDTRDTKDTRDTKDTRDKDTRDTKDTRDTKDTRDTKDTRDKDTRDTKDTRDTKDTRDTKDTRDTKDTRDKDTRDTRDTKDTRDKDTRDTRDTKDTRDAKDTRDTKDTRDTKDTRDTKDTRDTKDTRDTKDTRDTLRGSGVEETAMTGDVEALSTDP